From a single Miscanthus floridulus cultivar M001 chromosome 8, ASM1932011v1, whole genome shotgun sequence genomic region:
- the LOC136472370 gene encoding glycine-rich RNA-binding protein RZ1A-like, with product MSDADEYRCFVGSLSWSTTEADLKDAFRKFGHLTEAKVVLDKFSGRSRGFGFVTFDDKKSMEEAIEAMNGMDLDGRNITVERAQAQSSGSRDRDGDRDYSRGGGDCDRYRGDYSRSRDHGRDFGGGRGGGGGDCFKCGKPGHFARECPSDDGGRGDRYGSRDDKYGSSNGSSRYEPDRGGDRYSGSRDGGSRNGGGSDRYNRDKSGPYERPSRGGYRS from the exons ATGTCGGATGCGGACGAGTACCGTTGCTTTGTTGGAAGTCTTTCGTggtctactactgaagcagatCTGAAGGACGCATTTAGGAAATTCGGCCATCTTACtgaggcaaag GTGGTTCTTGATAAGTTTTCTGGTCGATCACGTGGATTTGGTTTCGTGACTTTTGATGACAAGAAGTCTATGGAAGAAGCAATTGAGGCAATGAACGGAATGGATCTGGATGGAAGGAACATCACTGTTGAAAGAGCTCAGGCTCAGAGTTCAGGCAGCAGGGACCGTGATGGAGATCGAGACTATAGTCGTGGTGGTGGTGATTGTGACCGCTACCGTGGTGACTATAGCCGCAGTCGGGACCATGGTCGTGATTTCGGTGGAGGCCGTGgcggcggaggtggtgattgCTTCAAATGTGGCAAGCCTGGACATTTTGCAAGGGAATGCCCTTCTGATGATGGTGGCAGGGGGGATAGGTATGGTAGCAGGGACGACAAGTATGGTAGCAGCAATGGTAGTAGCCGCTATGAGCCTGATCGTGGTGGTGATCGCTATTCTGGAAGCCGTGATGGAGGAAGCCGCAATGGTGGAGGCAGTGACCGATACAACCGTGACAAGTCTGGTCCTTATGAACGCCCCAGCCGAGGTGGATACAGATCTTGA
- the LOC136469251 gene encoding glutathione S-transferase T3-like, whose protein sequence is MHNKHVVAMECHAGSAVAADEGRRDKILSGSSGCASESENIFGADQWAFGYSAALQSLDDAPNHQFNMHGSFQMSCPPMNGQPSHGFSIDNNHASTDPPSLKSQKAAKKKNMSRRGAAFTKEEDVVVCLAFLNVSKDPIIGVNQTSCDYYKRMHDYFNEHKPEGSNHSQIAIQHRWALIQKAMNKFCSHKAAIDGLNESGKNEQDRIDDVVKMYERTKPFTIMHC, encoded by the exons ATGCACAACAAGCACGTCGTGGCCATGGAGTGCCACGCCGGCTCCGCCGTCGCTGCCG ATGAGGG GAGGAGGGATAAAATTTTAAGTGGCTCAAGCGGTTGCGCTAGCGAATCTGAAAATATCTTTGGGGCTGATCAGTGGGCTTTTGGTTACTCTGCCGCTTTGCAATCTTTGGATGATGCTCCAAACCACCAG TTCAACATGCATGGCTCCTTCCAGATGTCCTGCCCACCTATGAATGGGCAACCTAGCCATGGGTTCTCCATTGACAACAACCATGCCTCTACAGACCCTCCATCATTGAAATCACAGAAGGCCGCAAAGAAGAAAAACATGTCTAGGAGAGGAGCTGCATTCACCAAAGAGGAGGACGTGGTGGTGTGCTTGGCATTTCTGAATGTTAGCAAAGATCCTATTATTG GTGTGAACCAGACTTCATGTGATTATTACAAGAGGATGCATGATTATTTCAATGAGCACAAGCCTGAAGGGTCCAACCATAGCCAGATTGCTATTCAGCATAGGTGGGCATTGATTCAGAAAGCAATGAACAAGTTCTGTTCACACAAAGCAGCTATCGACGGGCTGAATGAGAGCGGAAAAAATGAGCAGGATCGG ATAGACGATGTTGTAAAAATGTACGAGAGAACTAAACCTTTTACCATCATGCATTGCTAG